CGACGAGAAGTCCACCTGGCGGACCAGGTCGTCGGCGTACTGCTGCGCGACGTCGGCGACCCCGACCTGCCGCGCCTCGGTGCTCGTCCGGGCCAGGAACCGCACCACGCGGAGCGCGATGTCGACGTCGCGACGCACCGCCGCGTCGATGCCGGGGCGCTGGACCTTCACCGCCACGACCGTGCCGTCCTGCAGCGTCGCACGGTGCACCTGCGCGATCGAGGCGGCGGCGACCGGCTCCGGGTCGAAGCTCGCGAACACCTGGTCGACCGGGGCACCGAGCTCCTCCTCGAGCAGGGCGGCGACCGCGCCGGCGTCCGCCGGGGTCACGCTCCGTTGCAGGTGCGCGAGCCCCTCGGTCCACTCCTCCGGCAGCAGGTCGTCCCGCGTCGAGAGCAGCTGGCCCATCTTCACGAAGCCGCCGCCGGCCTCCTCGAGGGCCCGCCGCAGGTGTTCCGCCTGGTCACGGCGCAGGTCGGCGGTCTCGGGGGCGTGCGAGAAGTCGAGCCGGCGGAAGGGCAGCAGACGGTGACGACGGGCGATCGCGAGCAGCTCGGCGAAGCGGCGGCCACGGGACCGCAGGCTGCCGGCGTCGGCCTCCTGCTGACCGAGCTCGCTCAGACGGGGCGGGGTGGGCACTGGACCAGTCTGCTCCCCCGCCCTGCGCACCTGCCGCGCTCCTCCACGGCCTGGAGGCACGGCGCGCTTTCCACAGGTCGGCTCGCCTCCGACGTCGGCGTGCGCCCGGCGCGCGACGTTGGGTGGCACGGAGACCGCACTCGTCGCGGCGAACATCGCCGCCCTGGCGTCCTCTGTCGGCGCCGTCGTCAGCTGGTTCGGCGCGTTCCAGGCGCGACGGACCGTGATCCGCCACCACGCCTGGGAACGCTTCACCTGTGCGCTCCGTCAGCAGCCGCACGACCGTGCGTACGACATCTCGATCGCTGTGCTCCGGAACCTCGCGACCGTATCGTGGTGGCCGAAACCGGATCGCCGACTGGCGTACCGCGCGCTCCGTCGTCGGGAACGGGCCGCAGCCGACGCCGAACGACGGCAAGGACCGACCGCTGGACAGGAGGCCGACTCATGAGGATCTTCCGACCACTGCCGGACGCACTCGACCCAGACCGTGACGACGACGAGTACTGGGCGTGGGAGAACGGGGCCACGCTCGACGAGTTCCGCGAGTGGGAACGCACCGGTGTGCTGACCGTCTCGATGCGCGTGCGGTGGTGGTGGCGTCGGACACGACCCACGCTGCGGTGATCCCGCGCGGAGCTAGATGTACTCGGCCGTGACGTTGGTGACCCTTCGGGGGTTGTGACGCGACGAGGCCTCCTGGCTTGATGGAGCTGTCTAGTTCTGCCACTGCCAGGAGGCCTCTGTGTCCCACGCTAACGCCCGATTGACCCTGCACGGACGTCGATTGCTTGTCGCCCGCGTCGTCGATGATCGCCGTCCCGTTGCGCACGTCGCGAAAGAGCTCGGCGTCTCTCGTCAGTGCGCGCATCGGTGGGTGCGCCGGTTCCGCGCTGAGGGCGCCGCCGGCTTGTCGGATCGGTCGAGTCGTCCTCGCAGGATGCCGACGAAGACGAGCCCGGAACGCGAAGCGGTGGTCCTCGCTGCCAGGACCCGGCTCCGGTTCGGTCCCGTCAGGCTCTCCGCGGAGACCGGTGTCCCGGCTCGGACGATCTCCCGCATCCTCGCCCGACATCAGGTCCCGCCGTTGGCGTGGCTGGACCCGGTCACGGGAGCGCTGATCCGAGCGACCAGAGCAACGACGAACCGCTACGAGCACGAGCATCCCGGCGACATGGTCCACGTCGACGTGAAGAAGCTCGGCCGCATCCCGGACGGCGGCGGCTGGCGCGTCCATGGCCGCAAGGAGGAGTTCAGGGGACGCGGGATCGGCTTCGACTACGTCCACGCGGCCGTCGATGATCGCACTCGGCTCGCCTACGCGGAGATCCACCCCGACGAGAAAGGCGTGACAGCAGCCGGGTTCCTCACGCGCGCCGCTGCCCACTTCGCCCGCCATGGCATCCCCAGGATCGAGCGGGTGATCTCGGACAACGCGTTCGCCTACCGGCACTCGGCCGCGTTCAAGGACGCAGTCGCGGCGCTGGGCGCGCGGCAGAAGTTCATCAAGCCCCACTGCCCGTGGCAGAACGGCAAGGTCGAGCGGTTCAACCGGACCCTCGCGACCGAGTGGGCGTACCGGCAGCCTTTCACCAGCAACCAGGCCCGAACTGACGCGCTTGCACCCTGGATCGAGCACTACAACACTGAACGGATCCACTCGAGCCACGGACTCACGCCCGCAGCCCGAGTGTCAACAACCTGACGGCTCAGTACAGCTAGACCCCGACCTCCTGGTACGCGGTGAAGAGCAGGTGGTCCTCGGGCCCCTCGAGCGTGACCGGCTTGCCGACCCCGTCCAGGATGATGAACCGCAGCATGCCGGCCCGGGCCTTCTTGTCCCGACGCATCGTCGCGAGCAGCCCCTCCCACCGGCCGAGCCCGTAGGAGGTCGGGAGCTCGAGCGACTCCAGGATCGAGCGGTGCCGGTCCACGGTGGCGTCGTCGAGGTGCCCGGTCAGGCGCGCGAGCTCGGCTGCGAACACCATCCCGACCGAGACCGCCGCGCCGTGTCGCCACTGGTAGCGCTCGGCGTGCTCGATGGCGTGGCCGAGCGTGTGCCCGTAGTTGAGGACCTCGCGACGGCCCTGCTCGGTGAAGTCGTCCGACACGACCTCGGCCTTGAGCGCGATCGCGAGCTCGACGACGCGGCGGAACTCCGGCGTCGTCGGGTCCGTGACGCGTGCGACGTCGGCCTCGATGACGTCGAGGATCTCCGGCACGGCGATGAAGCCCGCCTTCACGATCTCGGCGAACCCGGTCAGGATCTCGTTCCGGGGCAGCGTCCGTGCCAGGTCGAGGTCAACGACCACGGCGCGCGGCGCGGAGAACACCCCGACCAGGTTCTTGCCCTCGTTCGTGTTGATGCCGGTCTTGCCCCCGACGCTCGCGTCGACCATGCCGAGCACGCTCGTCGGGATCGCCAGGAAGGGGACGCCGCGGAGCCACGTCGCCGCGACGAAGCCGGCGAGGTCCGTGACCGCACCGCCGCCGAGCCCGATCACGGCGTCCGTGCGGGTGAAGTCCGCCTGGCCCATGACCTGCCAGCAGAACGCCGCCACCTCGACGCGCTTGGCCCCTTCGGCGTCCGGCACCTCGGCGATCAGCGCTTCGAATCCAGCGTCGGCGAGTGTCGCGCGGAGCTCGTTCGCCCGGGCGCCGAGCGTCGGGGCGTGCACGATCAGGACCTTGGCGACGCGCGGACCGAGCAGCGCCGGGACGGACCCGAGCAGGCCGTTCCCGACCGCGACGACGTACCCGCCGTCACCGCCGACCCGGATCTCGGTGGTGCCCTCGGGCAGGTTCGACTCGGTCACGGTGTCCCTCCGGTGGTGGTGTCCTGCGCGGTCACCCACGCGACGACGTCCTGCACGACGTGCGACATCGGCCGCCGCGAGGTGTCGAAGGTGGCGTGCGCCAGTTCGGCGTAGGTGGCGGCCCGGGCGTCCAGGATCGTCTGCCAGGCGTCGATGCCGCCCTGGGCGAGCAGCGGGCGGTCGCTGCCGGCGATGCGTTCAGCCACGGCCTCGGGTGAGACGGTCAGGAGCACGACCCGCGCCCCGGCCATGGCGTCCCGGGTGTCCGCGTGGGTGACGGCTCCCCCGCCGACCGAGACGACCCCGCCGGTGGCGATCGCGTCCCGGACCGCCCGGGCCTCGAGCTCCCGGAACGCCGGCTCCCCGCGCTCCGCGAAGATGCCCGGGATCGGGCCGTGCTCGCGCGCGATGACCCGGTCGGTGTCGGTGAACGGCACGCCGAGCGCCTTCGCGACGCGCTTGCCGACGCTCGACTTGCCGGCGCCCATCGGGCCGATCACGACGACCGGCCCGTGCGGCGCCGGGTCGGGCGTGCTCACCAGGCGGTCGAGGGCTCGGCGGCGTCGGTCCGCCGGGAGCGGAGCGTCTCCGGGATCGCGGCCAGGTAGCCGTCGAGGTTCCGCTTCGTCTCGGCGAGGCTGTCCCCGCCGAACTTCTCGAGCACGGCGTCGGCGAGCACGAGCGCGACCATGGCCTCGGCGACGACGCCGGCGGCGGGCACCGCGCAGACGTCGCTGCGCTGGTGGTGCGCCGAGGCGTCCTCGCCCGTGGCGACGTCGATGGTGTGCAGGGCGTGCGGGATCGTCGCGATCGGCTTCATGCCGGCGCGGACGCGCAGCACGGTGCCGGTCGACATGCCGCCCTCGGTGCCGCCGGCGCGGTCGCTCGTGCGGATGATCTCGCCGTCCTCGCGGTACAGCTCGTCGTGCGCCGCCGACCCCCGTCGCCCGGCGGTCGCGAAGCCGTCACCGACCTCGACCCCCTTGATCGCCTGGATGCCCATGATCGCGGCGGCGAGACGGGCGTCGAGTCGACGGTCCCACTGCACGTGGGAGCCGAGTCCCGGGGGCACGCCGTAGAACAGGACCTCGACGACGCCGCCCAGGGTGTCGCCGTCCTTCTTCGCGGCCTCGACCTCGGTGACCATGCGCGCTGAGGTCTCGGCGTCGAAACACCGCAGCTGGTCCTCGTCGAGCCGGTCGACGTCGTCGGGCTGCGGCAGGTCCGTGCCGTCCGGCACGCGGACGGTACCGACCTGCAGGGTGTGCGCGACGGACCGGATGCCGAGCTCGGCGAGGAAGGACTTCGCGACGGCGCCGAGCGCGACGCGGGCCGCGGTCTCACGGGCGGACGCGCGCTCGAGGATCGGACGCGACTCGTCGAAACCGTACTTCTGCATGCCGACCAGGTCGGCGTGACCCGGACGCGGGCGGGTCAGCGGGGCGCTGCGACCGCGCGACATCTCGGTCTGCTCGACGGGCTCGGGGCTCATCACCTCGACCCACTTCGGCCACTCGGTGTTGCCGATGCGGATGGCGATCGGGCTGCCGATCGAGTACCCGTGGCGGACACCGCCGGAGACGTGCAGTTCGTCCTGCTCGAACTTCATGCGGGAGCCCCGGCCGTACCCGAGCTTCCGCCGTGCGAGGTCGGTGCGGATGGACTCGAACGACACCGGCACACCCGCGGGCAGGCCCTCGAGCATCGCGATCAGTTCGGGTCCGTGGGACTCACCAGCGGTCAACCAACGAAGCATGTCGACCATCCTCCCACAGCGCACCACCGTGCGACGCGGCAGCCGGACCGGCTCACTGGACCGATCTGCTCACTGGTACGACGGGTGCGCCCGCAGCCAGGCCCGGAACTGCGCCACCGCGGCCTCGTGCTGCGGCAGGGTGTCGGAGAACACGGTCTCGCCGGTCTCCAGGTTCACCGTGACGAAGTACAGCCAGCTCCCGCTCGCGGGCTGGGTGACGGCCTTGATCGCGACGTCGCCCGGGTTCGAGATCGGTGCCGGCGGCAGGCCCTTGTGCTGGTACGTGTTGTACTTGTTCCCCGCGTCTGCGCGCTCGGCGTCGGTCGTCGTGACGGTGTGCGTGTTGCCCGTCCCGTAGGCGACGGTCGCGTCGGACTGCAGCGCCATCCCCTGGTCGAGACGGTTCTGGAACACGCGCGCGACCTTCGGGAAGTCGGCTGCGACGCCGGCCTCCTTCTGCACGAGCGAGGCGAAGATGATCACGCGCTCCTGGTCGGCCTCGGCGACGCCCGCTGCGGCGAGGTGCTGCTTCATCGTGTCGACCATCGACTGGAAGTACTGCTTCGCGCTCCAGCCCGGGTTGATCGGGTACGTGGCCGGGAACAGCCAGCCCTCGAGCGTCGTGGTGCCGGCCGGCAGCCCGTAGGCCTGCACGTCGGCGGCCGCGGACGAGACCTCTTCCTTGGTGAGACCGGCCTTCGAGACCATCCCGGCCTCGATGTCCTGCAGGGCCGTGCCCTCGGGGATGACGATGGAGGCCTGCACGCGGCTCTTCTCGTCCTGCAGTGCCGCGAGGGCCGACTTCGCGCTCATCTCCTTCTTGAGCGCGTAGGAGCCCGGCTGGAACTGCACGTTCGGCGACGTCAGCAGCAGCTTGTAGAACACCTGCGAGCTCTTCACGACACCGCTGCGTTGCAGCGTCTTCGCGACGTCCTCGCCGATGTCGCCCTGCTTGATCGTGATGGTGACCTTGCTCGTCCCGGATCCGGAGTAGTCGTCCGACTCCTGGGCGCCGCTGATCGCGCCGATCACCTGTTGGATCTTCGGTGCCGCGAACGCGTACGCCCCGCCGCCGGCGGCGAGCACGACCGCCACGATCACGATCCCCGCGATCAGCGGTCCGCGTCGTCGCTTCGGCCGCGGCTCGCGCGGCGGCCTGGAGGATCGCCCTCCGCCGCCACGGCCGTCACGTCCGCCGCCTCCCGCGGCCCCGCCGCCGGGTGCCGCACCGCCACCGGCGGCTGCGGCACCACCGACGAGCCCGGCGTTCCGGGCTGCGTCCGCCGGCACCTCGCCGGTCAGGAGCGCTCGCACCTCGGGGTGGAGCTCGTCGTGGTGCTGCGCGACGGGAGCGTCGGCCGGCGACGTCGGTCGCGTGCTGTCGGCGTCGTCGCCGTCCCGTCGACCGCGGGCCGCCTCGGCGGCGCGGGCTTCGCGGCGGGACAGCGGCTGGTCGGCGCTCGTCGGACGTTCGGTGTCGTCGGGTCGTGCCGCGGGCTGCTTGCGCCCGTCGGCGTCGTCACCGGGCGCGATGATCGCGTTCCAGTCCAGGTCGTCTGCCAACGGATCCTCGGTTCCTCGGGTCGGGGGCTCCGCCTGGTGGTGTCGGTCCGGGTACGACGGTCGGTGGCGGCGTCCTCGTCGTCGGCCGACCGGTCAGGGGAGCGTGGCGCCGGGGGCGGCGCTGGACGCACGCTCGTGGTCGAGCGCGTGTTGCAGAATGATAACAGCGGCCGCTTGGTCGATCACGGCCCGGGACTTCTTCGTGTTCTTGCCCGCCTGGTGCAGGCCGCGCTGGGCCGTCACGGTCGACAGACGCTCGTCGACGAGCCGGACCGGACGGTGCCGTGCGATCCGCTCGGCGAACGCGCGGGCGTCGGCGGTCGAGGGCGTGTCGCCGCCGGACATCGACAGCGGCAGTCCGACGACGACCTCGAGCACGTCGTACTCGTCGGCGATCGCCAGGATGCGCCCGAGGTCCCTGCTGTCGTCGCGTCGCACGGTCTCGACCGGGGTGGCGAGCAACCCGTCCCGGTCGCACACGGCGACGCCGATCCGGGCGCGACCGACGTCGATGCCGAGTCGTCGCCCGGACCGCATCGTCACCGTCAGCCCGCCAGGCGCGCGGTCACCGCACGCAGGGCCGCCGGCAACGCAGCCGGGTCGGTCCCGCCGCCCTGCGCCAGGTCCGGCTTGCCGCCACCGCCGCCGCCGAGCACGCCCGCGGCCTCCTTCGCGAGGGGTCCGGCCTGGACGCCCGCAGCGCGCGCGGCGTCGTTCGTCACGACGATCACGACGGGCTTGCCGCTCACGACGGCACCGAGCACGACCACGGACGCACCGTCGCCGAGCTGTGCGCGCACGCCGGTGGCGAGCGAACGGAGGTCGTCGGCGGACTGGACGCCGTCGACCGTCTCGGCGACGACGGTCGTCGCGCCGACGGTCGTGGCCTGCTTCGCGATGCTCGGCACCCGCTGCTGCAGGTTCGCCGACTCGAACTCGGCGATGCGCTTCTGGGCGGCGCGGAGGTCCTCCATCAGGCTCTGCACGCGTCCCGGTAGGTCGTGCCGCGGCGCCTTGAGCGCGCTGGACAGCTGCGAGACGATCGTGCGCTCGACCGCCAGGTCACGGAAGCCCTCGAGCCCCACGAGCGCCTCGACGCGGCGGTTCGTCGAGCCGACGCTCGACTCCCCCACCAGGTTGACGAGGCCGACCTGGGCGCTCGAGGCGACGTGCGTGCCACCGCAGAGCTCACGGGACCACGGGCCGCCGATGTCGACCATGCGGACCTCGGCGCCGTACTTCTCGCCGAAGAGTGCCTGGGCGCCGAGGGCCTTCGCCTCGTCGAGCGGCAGCACGCGGGTGGAGACCTCGAGGTCGGAGCGGATCGCGGCGTTCACGACCTCCTCGATCTCGGAGCGGGTCGACGTCGAGACCGGCTGCGACCAGGAGAAGTCGAGGCGCATGTAGCCGGACTTGTTGTACGAGCCGGCCTGCAGCGCCTCCGGGCCGAGCACGTCGCGGAGTGCGGCGTTCACGAGGTGGGTCGCGGAGTGCGCCTGGGTCGCACCGCGGCGGTACTCGGCGTCGACGACGGTGGTGGCGGCGTCGCCGACGCCGACCTCGCCGGACCGGACCTGGACCTTGTGGCTCCAGAGCCCGGCGACCGGACGCTGCACGTCGAGGACCTCGAGGTCGAAGCCGTTGCCGACGATCGAGCCCTGGTCCGCGTCCTGGCCACCGCTCTCGGCGTAGAGCGAGGTCTCACCGAGGATGACCTCGGCGATGTCGCCCGCGACCGCGCGGTCCACGCTGACACCGTCGACGATGATGCCGAGGATCGCGGACTCCGCCTCGAGCGCGTCGTAGCCGAGGAACACGGTCTCGCCTGCGGCGCGGAAGGCACTGTAGACGCTCAGGTCGGCGAGGGCCGTCTTCTTGCTCTTCGCGTCTGCCTTGGCACGGGCACGCTGCTCGGACATGAGCGTGTCGAACGCGGTGCGGTCGACGACGACGCCCGCCTCCTCGGCCATCTCCATCGTCAGGTCGATCGGGAAGCCGAACGTGTCGTGCAGCAGGAACGCCGTGTCGCCGCCGATCGACGGGGCGCCGTCCTGCTTCGCACGCTCGACGGCCACGTCGAGGATCGTCGTCCCCTGCGCGAGCGTGCGGAGGAAGGTCTCCTCTTCCGCGTAGACGGTGCGCGCGATGCGGTCGTACTGCTCCGCGACCTCGGGGTAGGCGTCCCGCATCGCGTCGCGCGACGCCGGGAAGAGCTCGGGGAAGGTGGCGCCCTCGACGCCGAGCAGGCGCATCGCGCGGACCGTGCGGCGCAGGAGTCGGCGGAGGATGTAGCCGCGTCCCTCGTTCGACGGCGTCACGCCGTCCGCGACGAGCATGAGCGACGAGCGGACGTGGTCGGCGATGACGCGCATGCGGACGTCGTCCTCGTGCACGGCGCCGTAGCGGCGGCCGGAGATCTCGGCCGCCTTGTCGAGGACCGGGCGCACCTGGTCGATCTCGTACATGTTGTCGACGCCCTGCTTGATGAACGCGACGCGCTCCAGGCCCATGCCGGTGTCGATGTTCTGGTTCGGCAGGTCGCCCGTGATGTCGAAGTCGACCTTCGACCGCACGTTCTGGATCTGGTACTGCATGAACACGAGGTTCCAGATCTCGACGTAGCGGTCGTCGTCCGTCGCAGGACCGCCGTCGATGCCGTACGCCGGGCCGCGGTCGAAGAAGATCTCCGAGCAGGGGCCAGCAGGACCGGGCTGCCCGGTCGACCAGTAGTTGGTGTCCTTGCCCAGGCGCTGGATGCGCTCGTCGGGCAGCGACGAGTGCTGCTTCCAGAAGGCGATCGCCTCGTCGTCGTCCTCGTACACGGTGACCCACAGGTCCTCCGGGTCGAAGCCGAGGCCCCCGTCGGACTCCGACGACGTCAGGAACTCCCAGGCGTACTGGATCGCCTGCTCCTTGAAGTAGTCGCCGAACGAGAAGTTACCGTTCATCTGGAAGAACGTGCCGTGCCGCGGGGTCTTGCCGACCTCTTCGATGTCGTTCGTGCGGATGCACTTCTGCACGCTCGTGGCGCGCGGGTACGGCGCCGGGACGAGCCCCGTCAGGTACGGGATGAACGGCACCATGCCGGCGACCGTGAACAGGAGCGACGGGTCGTCGGAGACGAGCGACGCGGACGGGACGACGGTGTGCCCACGGTCGCCGAAGTACTGGAGCCAACGGCGGCGGATCTCTGCGGTCTGCATGGTGCTTCCTGGGTCGAGGAGTCGGTGGGA
The Curtobacterium citreum genome window above contains:
- a CDS encoding IS481 family transposase translates to MSHANARLTLHGRRLLVARVVDDRRPVAHVAKELGVSRQCAHRWVRRFRAEGAAGLSDRSSRPRRMPTKTSPEREAVVLAARTRLRFGPVRLSAETGVPARTISRILARHQVPPLAWLDPVTGALIRATRATTNRYEHEHPGDMVHVDVKKLGRIPDGGGWRVHGRKEEFRGRGIGFDYVHAAVDDRTRLAYAEIHPDEKGVTAAGFLTRAAAHFARHGIPRIERVISDNAFAYRHSAAFKDAVAALGARQKFIKPHCPWQNGKVERFNRTLATEWAYRQPFTSNQARTDALAPWIEHYNTERIHSSHGLTPAARVSTT
- the aroB gene encoding 3-dehydroquinate synthase — protein: MTESNLPEGTTEIRVGGDGGYVVAVGNGLLGSVPALLGPRVAKVLIVHAPTLGARANELRATLADAGFEALIAEVPDAEGAKRVEVAAFCWQVMGQADFTRTDAVIGLGGGAVTDLAGFVAATWLRGVPFLAIPTSVLGMVDASVGGKTGINTNEGKNLVGVFSAPRAVVVDLDLARTLPRNEILTGFAEIVKAGFIAVPEILDVIEADVARVTDPTTPEFRRVVELAIALKAEVVSDDFTEQGRREVLNYGHTLGHAIEHAERYQWRHGAAVSVGMVFAAELARLTGHLDDATVDRHRSILESLELPTSYGLGRWEGLLATMRRDKKARAGMLRFIILDGVGKPVTLEGPEDHLLFTAYQEVGV
- a CDS encoding shikimate kinase, coding for MSTPDPAPHGPVVVIGPMGAGKSSVGKRVAKALGVPFTDTDRVIAREHGPIPGIFAERGEPAFRELEARAVRDAIATGGVVSVGGGAVTHADTRDAMAGARVVLLTVSPEAVAERIAGSDRPLLAQGGIDAWQTILDARAATYAELAHATFDTSRRPMSHVVQDVVAWVTAQDTTTGGTP
- the aroC gene encoding chorismate synthase codes for the protein MLRWLTAGESHGPELIAMLEGLPAGVPVSFESIRTDLARRKLGYGRGSRMKFEQDELHVSGGVRHGYSIGSPIAIRIGNTEWPKWVEVMSPEPVEQTEMSRGRSAPLTRPRPGHADLVGMQKYGFDESRPILERASARETAARVALGAVAKSFLAELGIRSVAHTLQVGTVRVPDGTDLPQPDDVDRLDEDQLRCFDAETSARMVTEVEAAKKDGDTLGGVVEVLFYGVPPGLGSHVQWDRRLDARLAAAIMGIQAIKGVEVGDGFATAGRRGSAAHDELYREDGEIIRTSDRAGGTEGGMSTGTVLRVRAGMKPIATIPHALHTIDVATGEDASAHHQRSDVCAVPAAGVVAEAMVALVLADAVLEKFGGDSLAETKRNLDGYLAAIPETLRSRRTDAAEPSTAW
- the mltG gene encoding endolytic transglycosylase MltG, which encodes MADDLDWNAIIAPGDDADGRKQPAARPDDTERPTSADQPLSRREARAAEAARGRRDGDDADSTRPTSPADAPVAQHHDELHPEVRALLTGEVPADAARNAGLVGGAAAAGGGAAPGGGAAGGGGRDGRGGGGRSSRPPREPRPKRRRGPLIAGIVIVAVVLAAGGGAYAFAAPKIQQVIGAISGAQESDDYSGSGTSKVTITIKQGDIGEDVAKTLQRSGVVKSSQVFYKLLLTSPNVQFQPGSYALKKEMSAKSALAALQDEKSRVQASIVIPEGTALQDIEAGMVSKAGLTKEEVSSAAADVQAYGLPAGTTTLEGWLFPATYPINPGWSAKQYFQSMVDTMKQHLAAAGVAEADQERVIIFASLVQKEAGVAADFPKVARVFQNRLDQGMALQSDATVAYGTGNTHTVTTTDAERADAGNKYNTYQHKGLPPAPISNPGDVAIKAVTQPASGSWLYFVTVNLETGETVFSDTLPQHEAAVAQFRAWLRAHPSYQ
- the ruvX gene encoding Holliday junction resolvase RuvX; amino-acid sequence: MRSGRRLGIDVGRARIGVAVCDRDGLLATPVETVRRDDSRDLGRILAIADEYDVLEVVVGLPLSMSGGDTPSTADARAFAERIARHRPVRLVDERLSTVTAQRGLHQAGKNTKKSRAVIDQAAAVIILQHALDHERASSAAPGATLP
- the alaS gene encoding alanine--tRNA ligase, which encodes MQTAEIRRRWLQYFGDRGHTVVPSASLVSDDPSLLFTVAGMVPFIPYLTGLVPAPYPRATSVQKCIRTNDIEEVGKTPRHGTFFQMNGNFSFGDYFKEQAIQYAWEFLTSSESDGGLGFDPEDLWVTVYEDDDEAIAFWKQHSSLPDERIQRLGKDTNYWSTGQPGPAGPCSEIFFDRGPAYGIDGGPATDDDRYVEIWNLVFMQYQIQNVRSKVDFDITGDLPNQNIDTGMGLERVAFIKQGVDNMYEIDQVRPVLDKAAEISGRRYGAVHEDDVRMRVIADHVRSSLMLVADGVTPSNEGRGYILRRLLRRTVRAMRLLGVEGATFPELFPASRDAMRDAYPEVAEQYDRIARTVYAEEETFLRTLAQGTTILDVAVERAKQDGAPSIGGDTAFLLHDTFGFPIDLTMEMAEEAGVVVDRTAFDTLMSEQRARAKADAKSKKTALADLSVYSAFRAAGETVFLGYDALEAESAILGIIVDGVSVDRAVAGDIAEVILGETSLYAESGGQDADQGSIVGNGFDLEVLDVQRPVAGLWSHKVQVRSGEVGVGDAATTVVDAEYRRGATQAHSATHLVNAALRDVLGPEALQAGSYNKSGYMRLDFSWSQPVSTSTRSEIEEVVNAAIRSDLEVSTRVLPLDEAKALGAQALFGEKYGAEVRMVDIGGPWSRELCGGTHVASSAQVGLVNLVGESSVGSTNRRVEALVGLEGFRDLAVERTIVSQLSSALKAPRHDLPGRVQSLMEDLRAAQKRIAEFESANLQQRVPSIAKQATTVGATTVVAETVDGVQSADDLRSLATGVRAQLGDGASVVVLGAVVSGKPVVIVVTNDAARAAGVQAGPLAKEAAGVLGGGGGGKPDLAQGGGTDPAALPAALRAVTARLAG